A genomic window from Pseudonocardia broussonetiae includes:
- a CDS encoding AAA family ATPase has protein sequence MTAAPSPEAAAPEGLTPPDEHPAPARPTRKPLALWDRVRLLLLLTIAWFLVVWAAMADNPLLPFVDAMRIHVVESQWLLWLAGAEVVRQLHFLVSERSAGYHRFWSHTLFGGTDRAVRRRFSDWTRFRLARMLKWIAFIALFALVAAQILETSPALALFEAPALIFAALPFVLQLSFGFLFIAVQFIGLFWLLSRGGVDTYYPDDITTRFHDVWGQDHVVDRIKENILFLEDPEEIERKGGYVPGGILLWGPPGTGKTLMAEAVAGETGKPYVFVDPGAFINMFMGVGILKVKSLFRKLRKLSLRYGGVIVFFDEADALGNRGSLAGTGPGGVRGFGPYHAAGCHGATYLSNDTRWMLARSSASASPEPVDTGRNKIMMGGMGGGGGGMGTLQALLTELSGLKKPRGLINRWGRRALGMRPKPPPKYRLLVMMATNMPESLDEALLRPGRIDRIYKVGYPSKAGRIRTYSGYFDKVPHEITDEELDKLATITPYATGATIKDLVNEALITAIRDGREVIAWRDVLKAKKLKDLGPPEDVEYIERERHAVAVHEACHAVVAYRTRHHMEIDLATIEKGSDYLGMVASIPPEDQFTRWRSEFEADILVSLASLAGERMFFDGDSSSGVSGDLESATAIASFMEGYWGMGATVSSYSTARRLEVGSPGGRGAATPESPEALLRRALADRIEDSLSGLLERAGQILRDNRSSVLAVAHALETHKTLTGDDIEAVLDGREGLSVDGRDYHDPAFVAKLEEYHAAAAGAHHGHSAVTLALPAGGRLARPGSEAAAVVHGEP, from the coding sequence GTGACCGCCGCCCCGTCCCCCGAAGCCGCCGCGCCGGAGGGCCTCACCCCTCCCGACGAGCACCCCGCCCCGGCCCGCCCGACGCGCAAGCCGCTCGCGCTGTGGGACCGCGTGCGCCTGCTGCTGCTCCTCACGATCGCGTGGTTCTTGGTCGTGTGGGCGGCGATGGCGGACAACCCGCTGCTGCCCTTCGTCGACGCGATGCGGATCCACGTCGTCGAGTCGCAGTGGCTGCTGTGGCTGGCCGGCGCGGAGGTCGTCCGCCAGCTGCACTTCCTCGTCAGCGAGCGCTCGGCGGGCTACCACCGGTTCTGGTCGCACACCCTGTTCGGCGGCACCGACCGCGCCGTCCGTCGCCGGTTCTCCGACTGGACGCGCTTCCGGCTCGCGCGGATGCTCAAGTGGATCGCGTTCATCGCGCTGTTCGCGCTGGTGGCGGCCCAGATCCTGGAGACCAGCCCGGCGCTGGCCCTGTTCGAGGCCCCCGCGCTGATCTTCGCGGCGCTGCCGTTCGTGCTGCAGCTCTCGTTCGGGTTCCTGTTCATCGCCGTGCAGTTCATCGGGCTGTTCTGGCTGCTCTCGCGCGGCGGCGTCGACACCTACTACCCCGACGACATCACCACCCGCTTCCACGACGTGTGGGGCCAGGACCACGTCGTCGACCGGATCAAGGAGAACATCCTCTTCTTGGAGGACCCCGAGGAGATCGAGCGCAAGGGCGGCTACGTCCCCGGCGGCATCCTGCTCTGGGGCCCGCCCGGCACCGGCAAGACGCTGATGGCCGAGGCGGTGGCGGGCGAGACCGGCAAGCCGTACGTGTTCGTCGACCCGGGCGCGTTCATCAACATGTTCATGGGCGTCGGCATCCTCAAGGTGAAGTCGCTGTTCCGGAAGCTGCGCAAGCTCTCCCTGCGCTACGGCGGCGTGATCGTGTTCTTCGACGAGGCCGACGCGCTGGGCAACCGCGGGTCGCTGGCCGGCACCGGTCCCGGCGGGGTGCGCGGCTTCGGGCCGTACCACGCGGCGGGCTGCCACGGCGCCACGTACCTGTCGAACGACACGCGCTGGATGCTGGCGCGCTCGTCGGCGTCGGCGTCCCCCGAGCCGGTCGACACGGGTCGCAACAAGATCATGATGGGCGGCATGGGCGGGGGTGGCGGCGGCATGGGCACGCTGCAGGCCCTGCTGACGGAGCTGTCCGGGCTCAAGAAGCCGCGCGGGCTGATCAACCGCTGGGGCCGCCGGGCGCTGGGGATGCGCCCGAAGCCGCCGCCCAAGTACCGGCTGCTGGTGATGATGGCGACGAACATGCCCGAGTCGCTCGACGAGGCGCTGCTGCGCCCGGGCCGCATCGACCGCATCTACAAGGTCGGCTACCCGAGCAAGGCCGGGCGGATCCGCACCTACTCCGGCTACTTCGACAAGGTGCCCCACGAGATCACCGACGAGGAGCTCGACAAGCTCGCGACGATCACCCCGTACGCCACCGGCGCCACGATCAAGGACCTGGTGAACGAGGCGCTGATCACCGCGATCCGCGACGGCCGCGAGGTCATCGCGTGGCGCGACGTGCTGAAGGCCAAGAAGCTCAAGGACCTCGGCCCGCCCGAGGACGTCGAGTACATCGAGCGCGAGCGGCACGCCGTCGCCGTGCACGAGGCCTGCCACGCCGTCGTCGCCTACCGCACCCGGCACCACATGGAGATCGACCTGGCGACGATCGAGAAGGGCAGCGACTACCTGGGGATGGTCGCGTCGATCCCACCGGAGGACCAGTTCACCCGCTGGCGCTCGGAGTTCGAGGCCGACATCCTCGTCTCGCTCGCGTCCCTGGCCGGCGAGCGGATGTTCTTCGACGGCGACTCCTCCTCCGGCGTCTCCGGCGACCTGGAGTCCGCCACCGCCATCGCCTCGTTCATGGAGGGCTACTGGGGCATGGGCGCCACCGTGTCGTCGTACTCGACGGCCCGGCGCCTCGAGGTCGGCAGCCCGGGCGGGCGCGGGGCGGCGACGCCCGAGAGCCCCGAGGCCCTGCTGCGGCGCGCCCTGGCCGACCGGATCGAGGACTCCCTGTCCGGCCTGCTCGAGCGCGCCGGGCAGATCCTGCGCGACAACCGCTCGTCGGTCCTCGCCGTCGCGCACGCGTTGGAGACCCACAAGACGCTCACCGGTGACGACATCGAGGCGGTGCTCGACGGGCGCGAGGGCCTGTCGGTGGACGGGCGCGACTACCACGACCCCGCGTTCGTGGCGAAGCTCGAGGAGTACCACGCGGCCGCGGCGGGAGCCCACCACGGCCACAGCGCGGTCACCCTCGCCCTGCCCGCCGGGGGGCGTCTGGCGAGGCCGGGTTCGGAGGCGGCGGCGGTGGTGCACGGGGAGCCGTAG
- a CDS encoding DUF3151 domain-containing protein, with the protein MTLHGNLLGPDPTLLPVDPAAAELDSGADPAKVAADHPTSAIAWAQLAENALDAGETITGYAYARTGYHRSLDMLRRNGWKGFGPVPWSHEPNRGFLRALAALHRAAVAIGEADEAERTATFLTESDPAAPAALGLA; encoded by the coding sequence ATGACGCTGCACGGCAACCTGCTCGGACCCGACCCCACCCTGCTCCCGGTCGACCCGGCCGCGGCCGAGCTCGACAGCGGCGCCGATCCGGCGAAGGTGGCCGCCGACCACCCGACGTCGGCCATCGCCTGGGCGCAGCTCGCCGAGAACGCGCTCGACGCGGGCGAGACGATCACCGGTTACGCCTACGCGCGCACCGGCTACCACCGCAGCCTCGACATGCTGCGGCGCAACGGCTGGAAGGGCTTCGGCCCGGTGCCGTGGTCGCACGAGCCCAACCGCGGCTTCCTGCGCGCGCTGGCCGCCCTGCACCGCGCCGCCGTCGCGATCGGGGAGGCCGACGAGGCCGAGCGCACGGCCACGTTCCTCACCGAGTCCGACCCCGCCGCGCCCGCGGCCCTCGGTCTGGCCTGA
- a CDS encoding GlxA family transcriptional regulator has protein sequence MPAHPVVVPVFDGIQPLDVTGPFEVLSAANHLVDGDGYDLALVAREPGPVVATSGLQLVATQALPESGPIGTLLVPGGCGSRSAVADAEFVAWLGRAAARAERVASVCTGAFLLAAAGLLDGRRAATHWRWAGALAAAHPAVDVRPDAIYERSGRIWTSAGVTAGLDLALALVEADHGAAVAQEIAREFVVFLRRPGGQSQFTAPVWTEPAPRPSVRAAQDLVHADPTADLRVPVLAAHVGMSERHFGREFARLVGCPPGDYVEQVRVDTARRLLESEPLLVGVAAARAGFGSAETMRRAFLRRLGVPPDHYRRRFGAAHGS, from the coding sequence GTGCCCGCCCACCCCGTCGTCGTCCCGGTGTTCGACGGGATCCAGCCGCTCGACGTCACCGGTCCGTTCGAGGTCCTGAGCGCGGCGAACCACCTGGTCGACGGCGACGGCTACGACCTCGCGCTCGTCGCCCGCGAGCCCGGGCCGGTCGTCGCGACGAGCGGGCTGCAGCTCGTCGCCACGCAGGCGCTGCCCGAGAGCGGGCCGATCGGGACGCTGCTGGTCCCGGGCGGGTGCGGCAGCCGCTCCGCGGTGGCCGACGCGGAGTTCGTCGCCTGGCTGGGGCGGGCCGCCGCGCGCGCCGAGCGGGTGGCGTCGGTGTGCACCGGCGCGTTCCTGCTGGCCGCGGCGGGCCTGCTCGACGGCCGGCGCGCCGCCACCCACTGGCGCTGGGCGGGCGCGCTCGCCGCCGCGCACCCCGCCGTCGACGTCCGCCCCGACGCGATCTACGAGCGCAGCGGCCGGATCTGGACCTCCGCCGGCGTCACCGCGGGCCTGGACCTCGCGCTCGCGCTGGTCGAGGCCGACCACGGGGCCGCCGTGGCGCAGGAGATCGCGCGGGAGTTCGTCGTCTTCCTGCGCCGTCCGGGCGGGCAGAGCCAGTTCACCGCGCCGGTCTGGACCGAGCCCGCGCCGCGCCCGTCGGTGCGCGCCGCGCAGGACCTCGTGCACGCCGATCCCACCGCCGACCTGCGCGTCCCCGTGCTCGCCGCGCACGTCGGGATGAGCGAGCGGCACTTCGGGCGCGAGTTCGCCCGGCTCGTCGGGTGCCCGCCCGGCGACTACGTCGAGCAAGTGCGGGTCGACACGGCCCGGCGCCTGCTGGAGTCCGAGCCGCTGCTGGTCGGCGTCGCCGCCGCCCGTGCCGGCTTCGGTTCCGCCGAGACCATGCGGCGCGCGTTCCTGCGCCGCCTCGGCGTCCCGCCCGACCACTACCGGCGGCGCTTCGGCGCCGCCCACGGGAGCTGA
- the fbaA gene encoding class II fructose-bisphosphate aldolase — translation MPIATPEIYNQMLDNAKSGRFAYPAINVTSSETLNAALRGFAEAESDGIIQVSTGGAEFLSGTRVKDMVVGATALAEFAHVAAQHYPVNVALHTDHCPKDKLDGFVRPLIAISQERVDRGENPLFQSHMWDGSAVELEENLSIAAELLELAGKARIILEVEIGVVGGEEDGVANDINDKLYTAPGDYERTVEVLGTGEKGRYLLAATFGNVHGVYKPGNVKLRPEILKQGQEVAIAKLGLDSDAKPFDLVFHGGSGSLIEEIHEALDYGVVKMNVDTDTQYAFTRPIAGHMFSNYDGVLKVDGEVGNKKTYDPRTYLKAAELSMAERVTLACENLRSTGQRLK, via the coding sequence GTGCCTATCGCCACGCCCGAGATCTACAACCAGATGCTGGACAACGCCAAGAGCGGTCGGTTCGCCTACCCCGCCATCAACGTGACGAGCAGCGAGACCCTGAACGCGGCTCTGCGCGGCTTCGCCGAGGCGGAGAGCGACGGCATCATCCAGGTGTCGACGGGTGGCGCGGAGTTCCTGTCCGGCACCCGCGTCAAGGACATGGTCGTGGGCGCGACCGCGCTGGCCGAGTTCGCGCACGTCGCCGCGCAGCACTACCCCGTCAACGTGGCGCTGCACACCGACCACTGCCCCAAGGACAAGCTCGACGGCTTCGTCCGCCCGCTGATCGCGATCAGCCAGGAGCGGGTCGACCGCGGAGAGAACCCGCTGTTCCAGAGCCACATGTGGGACGGCTCCGCGGTGGAGCTCGAGGAGAACCTCTCCATCGCCGCCGAACTGCTGGAGCTCGCGGGCAAGGCGCGGATCATCCTCGAGGTCGAGATCGGCGTCGTCGGCGGGGAGGAGGACGGCGTCGCGAACGACATCAACGACAAGCTCTACACCGCCCCCGGCGACTACGAGCGCACCGTCGAGGTCCTGGGCACCGGCGAGAAGGGCCGCTACCTGCTGGCCGCCACGTTCGGCAACGTCCACGGCGTCTACAAGCCGGGCAACGTGAAGCTCCGCCCGGAGATCCTCAAGCAGGGCCAGGAGGTGGCGATCGCCAAGCTCGGGCTCGACTCCGACGCCAAGCCGTTCGACCTCGTCTTCCACGGCGGCTCCGGCTCCCTCATCGAGGAGATCCACGAGGCGCTCGACTACGGCGTCGTGAAGATGAACGTCGACACCGACACGCAGTACGCGTTCACGCGGCCGATCGCGGGCCACATGTTCAGCAACTACGACGGCGTGCTCAAGGTCGACGGCGAGGTCGGCAACAAGAAGACCTACGACCCGCGCACCTACCTCAAGGCGGCCGAGCTCAGCATGGCCGAGCGCGTCACGCTGGCCTGCGAGAACCTGCGCTCGACGGGTCAGCGGCTGAAGTAG
- a CDS encoding NUDIX domain-containing protein, producing the protein MPADPLTAPAVSCVFVCHDAEGRILLARRGPGARDEPGTWDSGAGALEHGEELAAAVAREVREEYATEPVAIEAIGVRNVLRGDPVAHWVAVVHAVRVDPAGVALGEPDKFDELGWFTLDDLPHPLHSQLPATLALFRDRR; encoded by the coding sequence GTGCCCGCCGACCCGCTGACCGCCCCCGCCGTCTCCTGCGTCTTCGTCTGCCACGACGCCGAGGGCCGGATCCTGCTGGCCCGCCGCGGCCCCGGCGCCCGCGACGAGCCCGGCACCTGGGACTCCGGCGCCGGCGCCCTGGAGCACGGCGAGGAGCTGGCCGCGGCCGTCGCCCGGGAGGTGCGGGAGGAGTACGCGACCGAGCCCGTCGCCATCGAGGCCATCGGCGTGCGCAACGTCCTGCGGGGCGACCCGGTGGCGCACTGGGTGGCCGTCGTGCACGCCGTCCGCGTCGACCCGGCCGGGGTCGCGCTCGGCGAGCCGGACAAGTTCGACGAGCTCGGCTGGTTCACCCTCGACGACCTGCCGCACCCGCTGCACAGCCAGCTCCCCGCCACGCTGGCGCTGTTCCGCGACCGGCGGTAG
- a CDS encoding FUSC family protein, producing the protein MRGRRLRAHLRARGRRVALSALPILQCAVAAGLAWYVANDLVGHARPFFAPIAAVISLGLSLTSRLRRVAELVAGVSVGVLVGDLLISQIGSGAWQIVLVVALAMSVAVFADGATLLVAQAGSSAVLVATLLPPGDVGGLDRCVDALIGGLVGVLVAGVIPTDPVRPVQRGARSLLDELAAVLARTGDALRDRDPAVAQAALERARASQPLIDELRTALRGGHEVATVAPLYRRRRLQLGRYGELAERTDYAMRNARVLARRTYQALLDDEPAAPELADALGELSSAVGTLTAELGREGDRERAREPVLDVVRHAVVLSEGWVPGPSEQVIVAQLRSIALDLLQATGLTRTEALAAMRAS; encoded by the coding sequence GTGCGGGGCCGGCGACTGCGCGCGCACCTGCGCGCCCGCGGCCGCCGGGTGGCGCTGTCGGCCCTGCCGATCCTGCAGTGCGCGGTGGCGGCCGGGCTCGCGTGGTACGTCGCGAACGACCTCGTCGGCCACGCCCGCCCGTTCTTCGCCCCGATCGCGGCGGTCATCTCCCTGGGCCTGTCGCTCACCAGCCGGCTGCGCCGCGTCGCCGAGCTGGTGGCGGGCGTCAGCGTCGGGGTGCTCGTCGGTGACCTGCTGATCTCCCAGATCGGCTCCGGCGCCTGGCAGATCGTGCTGGTCGTCGCCCTGGCGATGTCGGTGGCCGTGTTCGCCGACGGGGCGACGCTGCTGGTGGCGCAGGCCGGGTCGTCGGCGGTGCTGGTGGCCACGCTGCTGCCGCCCGGTGACGTCGGCGGCCTCGACCGCTGCGTCGACGCCCTCATCGGCGGGCTCGTCGGGGTGCTGGTGGCGGGCGTGATCCCCACCGACCCCGTGCGCCCGGTGCAGCGCGGCGCCCGTTCACTGCTCGACGAGCTGGCCGCGGTCCTCGCCCGCACCGGCGACGCCCTGCGCGACCGCGACCCGGCGGTCGCGCAGGCCGCGCTGGAGCGGGCCCGCGCGTCCCAGCCCCTGATCGACGAGCTGCGCACCGCCCTGCGCGGCGGGCACGAGGTCGCCACCGTCGCCCCACTCTACCGGCGGCGCCGGCTGCAGCTGGGCCGCTACGGCGAGCTGGCCGAGCGCACCGACTACGCCATGCGCAACGCCCGCGTCCTGGCCCGGCGCACCTACCAGGCCCTGCTCGACGACGAGCCCGCCGCGCCCGAGCTGGCCGACGCGCTGGGCGAGCTGTCGTCCGCCGTCGGCACGCTGACGGCCGAGCTGGGCCGCGAGGGCGACCGGGAACGGGCGCGCGAGCCGGTGCTCGACGTCGTGCGGCACGCGGTGGTGCTGTCGGAGGGATGGGTGCCCGGGCCCTCGGAGCAGGTGATCGTGGCGCAGCTGCGGTCGATCGCGCTGGACCTGCTGCAGGCCACCGGGCTCACCCGGACCGAGGCGCTGGCGGCGATGCGGGCGTCGTGA
- a CDS encoding DJ-1/PfpI family protein, protein MQVAIALFPRVTALDAIGPYEVLQRIPALDVVFVGERRGEVRTENGMLGLTVDAAFEDVSAPDVVVVPGGIGSRDVLAGPLPEWVAAVHPGTRFTTSVCTGALVLAAAGLLDGLTATTHWGAFDLLGRLGAEPVTQRVVEHLPERLITAAGVSAGIDMAIRLVELLVDDVAAQAAQTLVEYDPHPPFAAGHPSRVGPEVMERIAEYAAVRR, encoded by the coding sequence ATGCAGGTCGCCATCGCGCTCTTCCCCCGCGTGACCGCGCTCGACGCGATCGGTCCGTACGAGGTGCTGCAGCGGATCCCCGCGCTGGACGTCGTGTTCGTCGGCGAGCGGCGCGGGGAGGTGCGCACCGAGAACGGGATGCTCGGCCTCACCGTCGACGCCGCGTTCGAGGACGTGTCCGCGCCCGACGTCGTCGTGGTGCCGGGCGGGATCGGGTCCCGGGACGTGCTCGCGGGGCCGCTGCCCGAGTGGGTCGCCGCGGTGCACCCGGGCACCCGGTTCACGACGTCGGTCTGCACGGGCGCGCTCGTCCTCGCCGCGGCGGGGCTGCTCGACGGCCTCACGGCCACCACGCACTGGGGCGCGTTCGACCTGCTCGGCCGCCTCGGCGCCGAGCCCGTGACCCAGCGCGTCGTCGAGCACCTGCCCGAGCGGCTGATCACCGCGGCCGGGGTGTCGGCGGGGATCGACATGGCGATCCGGCTGGTCGAGCTCCTCGTCGACGACGTCGCCGCGCAGGCCGCCCAGACCCTCGTCGAGTACGACCCGCACCCGCCCTTCGCCGCCGGCCACCCGTCGCGCGTCGGGCCGGAGGTGATGGAGCGGATCGCGGAGTACGCAGCGGTCAGGAGGTGA
- the pyrE gene encoding orotate phosphoribosyltransferase — protein MTTPAQASAELAELAALVRELGVVHGKVTLSSGLEADHYVDLRRVTLHHQAAPLVGRLVRVLTADWDYEAVGGLTLGADPIADAVLHAAAVEPDAAPVDAFVVRKSTKEHGMQRLIEGPDIAGRRVLVVEDTSTTGGSVLTAVRAVREAGAEIVGVATIVDRDTGAREAIEAEGVAYRALLGLPDLGL, from the coding sequence GTGACCACCCCGGCGCAGGCGAGCGCGGAGCTCGCGGAGCTGGCCGCGCTGGTGCGCGAGCTCGGCGTGGTGCACGGGAAGGTCACGCTGTCGTCCGGGCTCGAGGCCGACCACTACGTCGACCTCCGCCGCGTCACGCTGCACCACCAGGCCGCGCCGCTGGTCGGTCGGCTGGTGCGCGTGCTCACCGCCGACTGGGACTACGAGGCCGTCGGCGGGCTGACGCTGGGCGCCGACCCGATCGCCGACGCCGTGCTGCACGCGGCGGCCGTCGAGCCCGACGCCGCACCCGTCGACGCGTTCGTGGTGCGGAAGTCGACCAAGGAGCACGGGATGCAGCGGCTCATCGAGGGTCCGGACATCGCCGGCCGGCGCGTGCTCGTCGTCGAGGACACGTCGACGACGGGCGGCTCGGTGCTCACCGCCGTGCGGGCCGTGCGCGAGGCGGGGGCCGAGATCGTCGGCGTCGCCACGATCGTCGACCGCGACACCGGCGCCCGCGAGGCCATCGAGGCCGAGGGCGTGGCCTACCGCGCACTGCTCGGGCTGCCCGATCTCGGCCTCTGA
- a CDS encoding TrmH family RNA methyltransferase — translation MGDEGGGPSEWAVPGQVGVGPWPGGPEAWPRGEHYDPELLEHGDTRNVVDAYRYWRREAVAAELARRAHPFHVAIENFGHDHNIGTVVRTANAFGAAGVHVVGRRRWNRRGAMVTDRYLDVHHHDDVAGLAAFARAHGLAVVAVDNTPGAQRLETADLPRACLLLFGQEGPGVTGEAREAAALTVSIAQFGSTRSINAGVAAGIAMHAWVRQHADLDTAW, via the coding sequence GTGGGTGACGAGGGGGGCGGGCCGAGCGAGTGGGCCGTGCCGGGGCAGGTGGGGGTCGGGCCGTGGCCGGGCGGGCCGGAGGCCTGGCCCCGCGGTGAGCACTACGACCCCGAGCTGCTCGAGCACGGCGACACCCGCAACGTCGTGGACGCCTACCGGTACTGGCGGCGGGAGGCGGTGGCCGCGGAGCTCGCGCGGCGGGCGCACCCGTTCCACGTGGCCATCGAGAACTTCGGCCACGACCACAACATCGGCACCGTGGTGCGCACGGCCAACGCGTTCGGGGCGGCGGGGGTGCACGTCGTCGGGCGGCGGCGCTGGAACCGGCGGGGCGCGATGGTGACCGACCGCTACCTCGACGTGCACCACCACGACGACGTGGCCGGGCTCGCGGCGTTCGCGCGGGCGCACGGGCTCGCGGTCGTGGCCGTGGACAACACCCCGGGCGCGCAGCGGCTGGAGACCGCCGACCTGCCGCGCGCGTGCCTGCTGCTGTTCGGCCAGGAGGGCCCGGGCGTGACCGGGGAGGCCAGGGAGGCGGCGGCGCTGACGGTGTCGATCGCGCAGTTCGGCTCGACGCGCTCGATCAACGCGGGCGTCGCGGCCGGGATCGCCATGCACGCCTGGGTCCGCCAGCACGCGGACCTCGACACGGCCTGGTGA
- a CDS encoding DedA family protein has translation MTTTLALGPEWLQPDAIITWLGPWALVGLALIVFAECGLLLGFFLPGDSLLFTAGLFVAQGAIQFPLWMVCVLLVVAAFVGNVVGYYIGRAAGPAVFDKPESRLFKPKHVARTQEFFDKYGTRAIVLGRFVPIVRTFITVMAGVGRMDARRYFTYSLIGGVLWAAGVTVLGFWLGQFQFVRDNIEFMLLLIVFLSVVPIVVEIVRARRTPGAHAR, from the coding sequence GTGACGACGACGCTGGCCCTGGGCCCGGAGTGGCTGCAGCCCGATGCGATCATCACCTGGCTGGGCCCGTGGGCGCTGGTCGGGCTGGCGCTCATCGTGTTCGCCGAGTGCGGCCTGCTGCTGGGCTTCTTCCTCCCCGGTGACTCCCTGTTGTTCACCGCGGGCCTGTTCGTCGCGCAGGGGGCGATCCAGTTCCCGCTGTGGATGGTGTGCGTGCTGCTCGTCGTCGCCGCGTTCGTCGGCAACGTCGTCGGCTACTACATCGGCCGCGCCGCCGGGCCCGCCGTGTTCGACAAGCCCGAGTCGCGGCTGTTCAAGCCCAAGCACGTCGCGCGGACGCAGGAGTTCTTCGACAAGTACGGCACCCGGGCGATCGTCCTGGGCCGGTTCGTACCGATCGTCCGCACGTTCATCACGGTCATGGCGGGCGTGGGCCGGATGGACGCGCGCCGCTACTTCACGTACTCGCTGATCGGCGGCGTGCTGTGGGCCGCGGGCGTCACGGTGCTGGGGTTCTGGCTCGGCCAGTTCCAGTTCGTGCGCGACAACATCGAGTTCATGCTGCTGCTGATCGTGTTCCTGTCCGTGGTGCCGATCGTCGTCGAGATCGTGCGCGCGCGGCGCACCCCCGGGGCGCACGCCCGCTGA
- a CDS encoding DUF4262 domain-containing protein yields MSTERFIHQVDQYDAWQRETIRGHGWALQAVLGEEESPPFVYTIGLYGFGHPELILFATSQATAATVLNDLGELVRAGRILEPGERVALPSGGVHLLAFPESEHWLYAAHDLYGGSVPAMLVVPADDLVDTPGVDGPCAFCR; encoded by the coding sequence ATGAGCACCGAACGCTTCATCCACCAGGTCGACCAGTACGACGCGTGGCAGCGCGAGACGATCCGCGGCCACGGCTGGGCGCTGCAGGCGGTGCTCGGCGAGGAGGAGTCGCCCCCGTTCGTCTACACGATCGGGCTCTACGGGTTCGGCCATCCCGAGCTCATCCTGTTCGCCACGTCACAGGCCACCGCGGCCACGGTGCTCAACGACCTCGGCGAGCTGGTGCGCGCCGGCCGCATCCTGGAGCCGGGCGAGCGCGTGGCCCTGCCCAGCGGTGGGGTGCACCTGCTGGCGTTCCCGGAGTCCGAGCACTGGCTCTACGCGGCCCACGACCTCTACGGCGGCAGCGTCCCCGCGATGCTCGTCGTGCCGGCCGACGACCTCGTCGACACCCCCGGCGTGGACGGTCCCTGCGCGTTCTGCCGCTGA
- a CDS encoding SigE family RNA polymerase sigma factor gives MAADGIERAVEQTLSGLRRLDPVPPAPAPNAPLTLADLYRDHRVRLVRLAVLLVDDPATAEDVVQEAFAGLHRHWSGLRDEAAAVGYLRTAVVNGSRSVLRRRRTAREYVPPHQVNARSAESLAMLSAEHQAVVDALSTLPPRQREVLVLRYYGGLSEAEIADATGISRGTVKSTASRALDAVSHVLRPKGAP, from the coding sequence GTGGCTGCCGACGGGATCGAGCGCGCCGTCGAGCAGACGCTCAGCGGCCTGCGCAGGCTGGACCCCGTCCCGCCCGCGCCCGCCCCGAACGCCCCCCTGACGCTGGCCGACCTCTACCGCGACCACCGCGTGCGGCTCGTCCGCCTGGCGGTGCTGCTCGTCGACGACCCGGCCACCGCCGAGGACGTCGTCCAGGAGGCGTTCGCGGGCCTGCACCGGCACTGGTCCGGGCTGCGCGACGAGGCCGCGGCCGTCGGGTACCTGCGCACGGCCGTCGTCAACGGGTCCCGGTCGGTGCTGCGCCGCCGCCGCACCGCGCGCGAGTACGTGCCCCCGCACCAGGTCAACGCGCGCTCGGCCGAGTCGCTGGCGATGCTGTCGGCCGAGCACCAGGCCGTCGTCGACGCCCTGTCGACGCTGCCCCCGCGCCAGCGCGAGGTGCTCGTGCTGCGCTACTACGGCGGGCTGAGCGAGGCGGAGATCGCCGACGCCACCGGGATCAGCCGCGGCACCGTGAAGTCGACGGCGAGCCGGGCGCTCGACGCGGTGTCGCACGTGCTGCGGCCGAAGGGGGCGCCGTGA